A stretch of DNA from Brachyhypopomus gauderio isolate BG-103 chromosome 7, BGAUD_0.2, whole genome shotgun sequence:
ACATTTCTGTTCTAATTACTTGTTAGTCctatttaaatgacaaagttaATGTAGTGTGCTCTGTCAACAGTGATAAGGTAACAGAGCAAAATGGACCCgtctccctactcgggccctgggtagtcaggtccacttttccaCCCTCTACCACGCTACAACAACTACAACCTCtaacactttttcaaaagccggttctGGTAAACCTCGCgccccagttctcaagccatttgtgtctcccccacctatgaaatcaaaattttgTCCATGCTTTGTTCTTAATACTTGTTAGCTGCAGCACATCCTCGTAATACTACTCCTCTCCCAAAAGCAAATGGCCAACCAGCAAACCCTGAGattaacaacaaaaaacaacaaaaaacaagccCTAAATACAGCATTAGTGTTGACAGTGGATTGAATGCAGCAGTGATGTAAACAAAAACGACTGAGAACAAAGTAAATGAAAGCAGACATGAGTTCCGCTGTGTTCTGCCTGACTGTGCCATGACGGGCCCTGGCGGAAGGATCGGAACTGCGCGGCGTCGAGGATGAAGCTTGTTCACCACTAAACCGTGTGGAGACTAAAGCGCCATGACCTGCACATACGGGCGCGCTCCCGTGTTAGGGAGGGACGTGTCACGCGGTTCTGCAGTGGTGACACTGTATGAAGTGAGAGGTGAGCCAGCCCAGACTACGTGACAGGACGGATGCTGAAGATTATAACAACCAAGCAAGAGGTGCCAGTGGTGTGAACGTGTTGAAGTGAGCACGTAGGGGTTCACTGTATCAAAGGTAACACAAGTCTAGCAGGATGAAGAACAGAAGACAGTCAATATGTACGTTTCACAGATGTAACACACCACTGTAACCAGAATTAAGAGGGCATGCATTTCTGCCATAAAAAAGCATTACCCTTGTAACTTTTATTATATGGCTTCTAGATCAAAATTATATCAGCCATATTATTTTAGCTATGCAGATACGAATAACCAGGTTATGTGTCCTGCATAAACTTCATGGATGTAACACCATATAATTTATGTATAATGCATTTACATGTCTGTTATAAAAACCTGAAATAAAACGCTCCGTGTTGACTGAAACGTATAGTCCTATGCTAATTCTTTTGATCAGTACAGAACTAAAAAAGGGGAATACCTCGGCTTTCGATTAAAATTCGTACCGCAACATTTTGTTCTATACTATAAATCAGCGATTTTCCTCATTGTTGACTAAAATGTGAAAACTTTGGTATCTTTTGGATCTACACAGAAAGTGTTTTGGCACGCGTTTGGCACCGGAGTCCTGAATCCGGCACCACACCGGTGAGCTCGGTTTCATTTCAGATGTGTTGGGAGCTCGGAGCCAAAACACTGAACCTGTTTTCACcgtccactcacacacagagcagctggAGTCTGGACGCAGGTGTCCAGATGTGTTACTGCACACCTTCCCACCACGTTTCGGCCACTCTCACTCATGTCCCTGGATTGAATTGCTGAAAAATAGGTATATAGTAATTACATGGGGCAATAGGTGCCAAGTAATTATATTTCCCTTTCTCTGAAGAGCCGTTCgcggttttttttatttgttggcATTGGTTTAATGGGACGAGATGATGACGTAGAAGAGAAACATCCTCCGATGACGGTGTGGATAAATATGAGGGCTGTAATCACTCCGAGTCCAGCTGTCATCGGCATCATTACAGGCACCATGGCGTTGTCGGCGCTGACCCTGGTCTGCACTCTGGGTTTACTCGGACTCTCCTCCGCCTGCTACATCCAGAACTGCCCCAGAGGAGGGAAGCGCTCCTTCCTGGACGCGGTGCCCAGACAGGTACGGGTCTTTCTTATTTTTACTGTGTTTATTTGTGCTAAATATAAGTTTTGCTCGTTCTATAGTGTTAGACTTGTGATTTTGATATGAAGTGAACTGTCGACAAGCCTAAGCGATGTAGGGATCAAAACGTTTTCCTTCCTGTGCACCTCACGCGCTTTTACGCGCAGATATTTGACAGTAAGTTTACACATTTGGGAACATGTAGTTTGCAACACACCATTTCACGCTCAGAACAAAGAGGTGATGTGCACCTGCtgatgtgtgtgcagtgtttagCGTGTGGCCCCGCGGATAAGGGCCAGTGCTTTGGCCCCGGGATCTGCTGCGGGGAGGGTATGGGATGCCTCGTGGGCTCCCCGGAGAGCGCGCGCTGCGTGGAGGAAGACTACCTGCCTTCACCGTGCGACTCCAGGGGGAAAGCGTGCGGGTCCGAGGAGGGTCGTTGTGCCGCGCCGGGGGTTTGCTGCCACTCGGGTAACATTTATCTTCGCGCTTGTTTGTGATAAAGAAAAtattgtgtgtgattttgtcaCATTGGTAATACAGAGACACCCAGATGATATGGGCTGGCAGTTCTCGTCTTTTAACTCCAAATGAAAGCGACTttatttgaatgtgtgtgtggttagacgGCTGTGTGCTGGACCcagagtgtgtggaggagaaTAAACAAGGAGACGACGAGGAGATGAACAGAAGCTTGATGGGAGCGTCGCGAGGAGAGCTGCTTCTGCGCATGCTCAGCAGGGCACGGAGTCCTTACTGACCGCCGTTCCTGGAGATCACTCACAACAGCCTACTCCAccccgaacacacacacacacacacacacacacacacacacacacacacacacacacacacacacacacacacactctcgcataTTAGACGAACAAAGACGGCACGACCATCGAAAATCTTAATATCGAAGGTAGACTACAAGTAAATGTGTTTACATGTAAAACAAAGTGTCTTTTACGGGTGAAGAATGTTCtagttttatttaaatgttcaCTATATGCTGCAACGCACTGTGGTGCAGTATGTTGTGATCTGTGAAAGTGAAATTGCACTATACAAGCAACCAAGTATACTGCAAATAAAAATGCTCTGACACGGTTTGTGTGATAGTTCTGTTATTTATCACCTTCCATAACACAAAGAGAAATCAGAAAGGAGAAAAACTGCTATTTTGGAAAACGTGGAGCCTTTTGTCTGATCAAATTACTTCACATATTACTTTatatattactactactactttatGGCAAAACTTATGGCAAGTTTGCCATAAAGATAGAGAATTCCTCCATCAGTTTGATGGCTCTTTGCCCAAGCTCAACAcctgacattttaaatgaacaggATGCATGTAACATCTTTATTAAAACTCatcacatgcaacaaacaaaacagagcAATCAATACATTGAATATTTTTCATCAATGTTTCCCAGTTTCATGAGCACAAATGTTTTGCATGAATAATTTCTGATCACAACCACTACACATCGAGATAACCTTCAACTCCCAACATGCATATTAAAAATACAGTTAACATGTACCTTTAAAGAATCTCATATCAAAATAACACTCAGCAAAACTTACATAAGGAACCAAATATCAACAGAGTTGATTTGCCTGTGCATGCCATCATAGACAGCAAAGGAACATTTGCACAGCAAGTAAAGTAGTGcgcataaaataaaacaaaaaa
This window harbors:
- the LOC143518718 gene encoding vasotocin-neurophysin VT 2-like, producing the protein MALSALTLVCTLGLLGLSSACYIQNCPRGGKRSFLDAVPRQCLACGPADKGQCFGPGICCGEGMGCLVGSPESARCVEEDYLPSPCDSRGKACGSEEGRCAAPGVCCHSDGCVLDPECVEENKQGDDEEMNRSLMGASRGELLLRMLSRARSPY